The segment CGCGGGCGGGATCGAGGGCAGCGGAGGCGGACCGTCCGCCGCTTGGGGCGAGGTGGCATTGCCGGGCACGACGGCGGAACTCGTTATCGCGGATGGGGCCGCCGTTTCTGGGGCTAAGGGCGTGCTTGCTTCATTCGGAGCGGCGGCGACGGCCGGGGTGTTGCTGCCGACCGGGCCGGCCGCTGGTGACTCCGGCGCAGGTGCGGCCTGCGGAAGGCCGGATCCCGACGCCGGCGCGGACGCCGGCGTCGTACTTTCAGTGCTGGGGGTGGAGCTTGAGTTGGAAGGCGCGGCCGGGGCGGCAATTCCCGCGAGCGGAACAGAGGCGGCCAGCGGGCCGGAGGCAGGGGCCATCACCGTGAGAAAGCAGGCCACTATAACGGCAACGGGCACCGCAATTCGTCTCAATGTTTCCCCAGATTCACGTCGTGCACCGTTCCCAAATTCAACAGCGGTAACGGCAGTCTATGTGGTGCACTATAGTCCCATGCGCCACACCGGCACCACAGGGTATACGGTGCATGCGGTACTTTTGATCCTGTGCTGATCTCTGACCGCGACATACGTGCCGAAATCGACTCCCGACGTATCGTCCTGGAGCCCTACGACCCCGCGATGGTTCAGCCGTCCTCCGTGGATGTGAGGATTGACCGCTTCTTCCGGCTGTTCGACAACCACAAGTACGCGCACATCGACCCCTCCGAGGAGCAGCCTGAGCTGACCCGCCTGGTTGAGGTCGAAGGTGACGAACCCTTCATTCTGCACCCGGGCGAGTTCGTGCTCGGTTCCACGTATGAGACGGTGAGCCTGCCGGACGACGTCGCCGCACGCCTTGAGGGAAAGTCCTCGCTGGGGCGCCTTGGCTTGCTGACGCACTCCACTGCCGGCTTTATCGACCCCGGATTCTCCGGCCACGTGACTTTGGAACTGTCCAATGTCGCCACGTTGCCCATCAAGCTGTGGCCTGGCATGAAGATCGGCCAGTTGTGCTTCTTCCGGCTCTCCTCGGCAGCTGAACATCCCTACGGTTCCGGCGGTTACGGCAGCCGTTACCAAGGCCAGCGCGGCCCCACTGCGAGCCGCAGCCACCTCAACTTCCACCGGACGGCGATCTAGCGTGTCGAGGCGTGAGATCTCGGCCTTTTGCGTGGATGGAAAGGCCAAGATCTCACGCCTCGGTGGCCCACCCTCCGCGGCCAAGGGCATCGCGAACGCGGTGTACGACCCCGCCGAATCCCCACGCCTTCACGTGCCGCGCCGTAATGGTCACCGAGGTCCAACCGATCGCGGCGATCGATTCGTCCCGGCGGATGTCGGACTCCTTTTGGGCAGCCGTCAGGTGATGGTTGCCGTCGTAATTGACGGCCACTTTGTACCGCGGATAGGCCAAATCCGGCCAAGCCAGCTCCCAGCCGGTTGAATCCTGGACAACAAACCGCAATTCAGGTTCCGGCAGTCCGTGCCGGCAGATGGCAAGCCGGAGCTTGGTTTCCGGTACCGAGTCGGCGCCAACCCTCGCGAGCTCCAATGCCAACCGGGCGTTCCTACGGCCGCGGATTCCGGGGTTTTCCTTGACCTGCCTCCGCAAGTCGGTGAGCGAACACAGGGCGGCACGGTTGGTGCCGAAACTTCGTGACTGACAGCAGATGAAGTAGTCGGCCGCGGCGACGAGATCGTCCAGGGGAAGCAGCGCCGCCAATTCCAGCCATGTCCTGGCCGCACTGGTGATGGGGATGCCGTCGATGGTCCTCCGGTCTGCGGCCTTCAACGGCACGCGGCGCCCCACCACCCCCTTGCGAACCGGTCGATTCCCGCCGTCCCATCGCAACAGATGCACCAAGGGTTGGCGTTCGAGTTCAAAGGGAAGGGGACAGCGCCAAAGGATTGCCGCCGTCGGGCCACAACACACAGTCCCTGGTGAGATGCCGGTCAGAAGCCGTGCAGTGTGGGAGAGCTCCTGGACGTTTCCCCAAGGAACACGGACTCCGCGGCTCGCCACTCGAAGGTCCTTGGTCCATGCCCGGCTATCCGAAACCCCGGCAGCGCGTTGCTCGGCGAGGGTGAACGAGCGCCCCCGGAGAGAGTCGGGAAGGGGGCTGGGGTTTCGCATGGATCAATTCTTGGCACAACACCGGTGCCTCGACCGGCTTATCCACAGTGGGGAGGAAGAGTGACTCACCTACCGCGAATCGAGGCGTGAGATCTCGCCCGTTCACGCGCGCGAAAAGGCCGAGATGTCACGCCTCGAGGGACGCGATTGGCTCGGATGCCTTCCGTTTGCGGGGGGACTTGCGGAAGGCCTTGACCGTAGGCTCCACGAAACGGGCTGCGAGCGGTCCGATGATGGCCATGAGCAGGACGTAAGCCGTGGCAAGGGCGGCCAGCTCACGCGGGACCGCTCCCGAGGTGACGGCCAGGCCGGCAATGACAATGGAGAACTCGCCGCGCGCAATCAGGGCCGCTCCCGCGCGGAAACGGCCCGGTACGGCAATCCCTGCCCGCTTGGCCGCCCAGAATCCGGTCAGCAGCTTGGTCACGGCAGTCACGAAAGCCAAGAGGAGCGCCCAGCCCAGCACTGGAGGAATACTGCTCGGGTCCGTATTGAGGCCGAAGGCCACGAAGAAAATAGCCGCGAAGAGATCCCGCAGCGGCTCAAGGATCCGCGTCGCGTTGTGGGCCGTGGCCCCCGAAATGGCGATGCCCAGCATAAACGCGCCCACGGCGGCGGAGACTTGCAGGGCGGACGCTATGCCAGCCACCAAAAGTGCGGCCCCGAGAAGATTCAGCAGGAAGACTTCAGAGTTTTCGCTGTGCACGGCCCGGGATACCCGATGGCCGTGTTTGAGGGCCACCACCAGCACCAGGGTCACCACGGCCAAGGCGATACCCACCGTTTGGAGTCCGCCCAGGAAGCCCACGCCTGCGAGGATCGCGGTGAGGATCGGAAGATAGACGGCCATGGTGAGGTCCTCGAACACCAGGATGGCCAGCACCACCGGAGTTTCGCGGTTACCGATCCGGCCCAGATCCGTGATCACCTTCGCGGCAATCCCCGAGGAAGAAATATAGGTGACGCCACCCATGACAATCGCGCCCACGAGTCCCCAACCGAGCCACACCGCGATGCCCGCCCCTGGAAGGAAGTTCAAAACCAGGTCCAACACGCCCGCTTGCCACGAGCGCCTCAGGCCTGTGACCAGCTCCGCGGCCGTATATTCCAAACCAAGCATCAACAGGAGCAGGATGACACCGATTTCGCCGGAAAGGTGGGCAAACTCGTGCATCCCATCGAGCTTGATCAGGCCACCCGCCCCGAATCCCAGTCCTCCCACAAGATAGAGCGGAATGGGGGACATTCCGATCCTGCCGGCCAAACGAGCCAAGAGGCCGAGACAAAAGACGACTGCGCCCAACTCAATGAGGGTCAGGGCCAGGGGGTCCATGAACGTCAGCCGTTGCGCAGAATGGCAGCCGCAGAGTCAAGACCTTCCTGCGTACCGACAGCCACCAGCAGATCACCCGTGTGAAGGACGACGTCGGGAGCCGGTGAGGGAACCACTTCGCCTTCCCGCATGATCGCCACGATCGAGACACCACTGCGGGTGCGGATCTGGGCTTTGCCCATGGGCTGGTTGTTAAAGGGGGAGTCCGCGGTGATGGAGAACTGCCGCGTAGCAATGCCGGGGATTTCCCTGTGGGCTTCGGCCAAACGCATGGCGATGTGCTGCCCACCCAGGAGGTTGCCCAAGGCGGCGGCTTCGTCTGCAGTCAACGGGATGGAGGCCTGGCAGGTATCGGGATCGTCCCACGTTGAGACGAAAAGCTCGGTTTCGCCTTCCCGCATCTCGACAACACCGATCCGG is part of the Arthrobacter methylotrophus genome and harbors:
- the dcd gene encoding dCTP deaminase, which encodes MLISDRDIRAEIDSRRIVLEPYDPAMVQPSSVDVRIDRFFRLFDNHKYAHIDPSEEQPELTRLVEVEGDEPFILHPGEFVLGSTYETVSLPDDVAARLEGKSSLGRLGLLTHSTAGFIDPGFSGHVTLELSNVATLPIKLWPGMKIGQLCFFRLSSAAEHPYGSGGYGSRYQGQRGPTASRSHLNFHRTAI
- a CDS encoding cation:proton antiporter regulatory subunit, which translates into the protein MNVDETELPGLGVRKDFITASGRRIGVVEMREGETELFVSTWDDPDTCQASIPLTADEAAALGNLLGGQHIAMRLAEAHREIPGIATRQFSITADSPFNNQPMGKAQIRTRSGVSIVAIMREGEVVPSPAPDVVLHTGDLLVAVGTQEGLDSAAAILRNG
- a CDS encoding cation:proton antiporter, whose amino-acid sequence is MDPLALTLIELGAVVFCLGLLARLAGRIGMSPIPLYLVGGLGFGAGGLIKLDGMHEFAHLSGEIGVILLLLMLGLEYTAAELVTGLRRSWQAGVLDLVLNFLPGAGIAVWLGWGLVGAIVMGGVTYISSSGIAAKVITDLGRIGNRETPVVLAILVFEDLTMAVYLPILTAILAGVGFLGGLQTVGIALAVVTLVLVVALKHGHRVSRAVHSENSEVFLLNLLGAALLVAGIASALQVSAAVGAFMLGIAISGATAHNATRILEPLRDLFAAIFFVAFGLNTDPSSIPPVLGWALLLAFVTAVTKLLTGFWAAKRAGIAVPGRFRAGAALIARGEFSIVIAGLAVTSGAVPRELAALATAYVLLMAIIGPLAARFVEPTVKAFRKSPRKRKASEPIASLEA